The Achromobacter pestifer genome includes a region encoding these proteins:
- a CDS encoding helix-turn-helix domain-containing protein: protein MENNTTPEADLDRRIAGRLKALRQERGWSLDELAARAGLSRATLSRLENAEVSPTASALGKLCSAYGLTMSRLMLMVEDDFVPLVPQQAQAVWVDGSAGFRRRSVSPPAQQLAGEVLACELEAGARIAYERSPRAGLEHHLLMLEGELAITVDGQAHRLSQGDCLRYQLFGASEFSTPPHCGARYLLFIV, encoded by the coding sequence ATGGAAAATAACACGACACCCGAAGCCGATCTGGACCGGCGCATCGCCGGCCGGCTCAAGGCGCTGCGCCAGGAGCGCGGCTGGTCCCTGGATGAGCTGGCCGCCCGCGCCGGTCTTAGCCGCGCCACCTTGTCCCGCCTGGAAAACGCCGAGGTCAGTCCGACCGCCAGCGCGCTGGGCAAGCTCTGTTCGGCTTATGGCCTGACCATGTCGCGCCTGATGCTCATGGTCGAAGACGACTTCGTGCCGCTGGTGCCGCAGCAGGCGCAGGCCGTGTGGGTGGACGGCAGCGCCGGCTTTCGCCGCCGCTCTGTGTCGCCGCCCGCGCAGCAACTGGCGGGCGAGGTGCTGGCGTGCGAGCTGGAGGCTGGCGCGCGCATTGCCTATGAACGTTCGCCCAGGGCGGGGCTGGAACACCATCTGCTGATGCTGGAAGGCGAATTGGCCATCACCGTCGATGGGCAGGCGCATCGTCTGTCCCAGGGCGATTGCCTGCGCTACCAGCTGTTCGGCGCAAGCGAATTTTCAACCCCGCCG